Proteins from a single region of Argopecten irradians isolate NY chromosome 7, Ai_NY, whole genome shotgun sequence:
- the LOC138328062 gene encoding protein SDA1 homolog isoform X1, which yields MFFFLQTFCKALILLRNKSLIPATGVLELFFELFRCQDKLLRKTLYSYIVSDIKNVNFKHKNAKLNTTLQNFMYTMLKDNNVIAAKMSLSVMIELYRRNIWNDTKTVNVIATACFSKVTKILVTALKFFLGREDGEKAAESDSEDEDDKKKDKARKTSKELILGNRVAKKTKKRQKKLERALQAMKKFKKKHKSESFNFSALHLLHDPQDFSEKLLKQLEATNERFEVKLMMIDLISRLVGIHGLFLLNFYPFIQRFLQPHQREVTHLLLYVAQASHDLVPPDVLETTIKTIANNFITDRNSGEVMAVGLNAVREICARCPLALSEDLLRDLVQYKTHKDKAVMMAARALIALYRRVNPELLHKRDRGKPNESTEELKVLHYGDRNTQQAVPGAEVLASEVELGEEQTNEVETKEWESCSEDEDDDEDDWIDVPHSSDEEETEDPAASLTVEERRKKAEDVSTNRILTQEDFRQIQHHQARKTTESSSKGKGKRKHVEVDVDDDSEQLLLSKIENVHKKRAHDKESRLATVMAGRVGREKFSHGPQKMNPNASTTNREKARGKNFMMVKHKLGRKKGKRSFRDKQMALTKALLRRQKKN from the exons ATGTTCTTCTTTTTGCAGACATTTTGTAAGGCTTTGATTCTGCTAAGAAACAAAAGTCTAATTCCAGCGACTGGTGTCCTTGAGCTGTTCTTTGAACTATTTAGATGCCAAGATAAATTATTAAGGAAGACACTATACTCTTATATTGTCAGTGATATTAAAAATGTCAACTTCAAACACAAGAATGCCAAACTGAACACA ACATTGCAGAACTTCATGTATACCATGCTGAAAGACAACAATGTGATAGCTGCTAAAATGTCACTT agtGTCATGATAGAATTGTACAGAAGAAATATATGGAATGACACCAAGACAGTTAATGTTATAGCCACAGCCTGTTTCTCTAAAGTCACTAAG ATACTGGTCACGGCCTTAAAGTTTTTCCTTGGCCGTGAAGATGGAGAGAAAGCTGCAGAAAGTGACAGTGAAGATGAGGATGATAAG AAAAAAGACAAAGCAAGAAAGACATCAAAGGAACTAATACTTGGAAATAGAGTTgcaaaaaagacaaaaaagcGACAGAAAAAGCTAGAAAGGGCACTCCAAGCCATGAAG AAATTTAAGAAGAAACATAAAAGTGAATCTTTCAATTTTTCTGCTCTTCACCTTTTACATGATCCACAAG ATTTTAGTGAAAAGCTTCTAAAACAATTGGAAGCAACAAATGAGAGATTTGAAGTAAAGCTTATGATGATCGATCTCATCTCACGACTTGTTGGTATCCACGGG CTTTTTCTTCTCAACTTCTATCCATTTATACAAAGATTTCTGCAGCCACATCAAAGAG AGGTGACCCATTTACTGCTGTATGTGGCCCAGGCTAGTCATGACTTGGTGCCTCCTGAT GTGCTTGAGACCACAATTAAGACAATAGCCAATAACTTTATCACCGACAGAAACTCTGGCGAGGTGATGGCCGTGGG TTTGAATGCTGTTAGAGAAATATGTGCCAGATGTCCACTAGCTCTCTCTGAAGACCTGCTAAGAGATTTAGTTCAGTACAAAACTCACAAGGATAAGG CGGTGATGATGGCAGCTCGGGCTCTGATAGCTCTTTATCGGAGGGTCAATCCAGAACTGCTGCACAAGAGGGAcagg GGAAAGCCAAACGAGTCCACAGAGGAATTAAAGGTTCTACACTACGGTGATCGTAACACACAGCAGGCCGTACCTGGAGCTGAGGTTCTGGCTAGTGAGGTGGAGCTCGGAGAGGAACAGACGAATGAGGTCGAAACAAAAG AATGGGAGTCTTGTAGtgaagatgaagatgatgatgaggatgactGGATAGATGTTCCTCATTCGTCAGATGAAGAGGAG ACAGAGGATCCAGCAGCCAGCCTCACTGTTGAGGAGAGGCGTAAAAAAGCAGAAGATGTCTCTACGAATAGGATCCTCACACAGGAAGATTTCCGTCAAATTCAACACCACCAGGCCCGTAAAACAACAGAGAGTTCCAGTAAGGGCAAAGGCAAGCGTAAACATGTGGAAGTGGATGTTGATGACGACAG TGAACAATTGCTGTTGTCCAAAATTGAAAATGTCCACAAGAAGAGAGCGCATGACAAGGAATCTCGCTTGGCAACAGTTATG GCTGGACGAGTAGGTAGAGAAAAATTTTCACATGGACCACAGAAAATGAATCCCAATGCCAGTACTACCAATAGAGAAAAAGCTAGAGGGAAGAACTTCATGATGGTGAAGCACAAGCTAGGGAGAAAGAAGGGCAAGCGTTCCTTCAGGGACAAACAG ATGGCACTCACCAAGGCTTTATTGCGGAGGCAGAAAAAGAACTGa
- the LOC138328063 gene encoding anaphase-promoting complex subunit 15-like, giving the protein MSMRLFPTLLPGAVDPLWFTVDRPCDDENELSELEEEQNMWLESIAKKDSNIIPIGKTAVENLEDEEEDEEDDEGDDDDESDTNDDDLDIDMLDERDSGDDAG; this is encoded by the exons ATGTCGATGAGATTGTTCCCGACACTTTTACCCGGTGCAGTGGATCCATTGTGGTTTACTGTTGATAGACCATGTGACGATGAAAATGAACTATCAGAGCTTGAAGAAGAACAGAATATGTGG TTGGAGAGTATTGCAAAGAAAGACAGTAACATCATACCAATTGGGAAAACTGCAGTTGAG AATCTAGAAGATGAAGAAGAAGACGAGGAAGATGATGAaggagatgatgatgatgaaagtGATACAAATGATGATGACCTTGACATAGATATGCTTGATGAAAGAGATTCAGGAGACGATGCAG GGTAA
- the LOC138327129 gene encoding fap1 adhesin-like has product MESPPCSSSTMHCTRGLQGTYFQHSHETITTALGKEAHESITTALGKEVHETTTTALGKEAHETTTTALGKEAHETTTTALGKEAHETTTNALGKEAHETTTTALGKETHETITTVLGNEVRETITTALGKEAHKTITTALGKEAHETITTALCKEAHETIITSLGKEAHETTTTALCKEVQETITTVLGNEVRETITNALCKDVNETITTALSKEAHETITTVLGKEAHKTTTTALGKEAHETITTALSKEAHETITTALGKEAHETITIALGKEAHETITTALCKDSHETTTTALGKEAHETITTALGKEAHETITTALCKDSHETTTTAQGEKAHETITTALGKESHETTTIALGKEVHETTTTALGKEAHKSITTALGKEVHETTTTALGKEAHETTTTALGKEAHETTTTALSKEAHETTTITTALGKEAHKSITTALGKEVHETTTTALGKEAHETTTTALGKEAHETTTNALGKEVHETTTTALCKEAHETIINSLGKEVHETTTTALGKEAHEKNITALSKEAHETTTTAMGKEAHETTTTALCKEAHETITTALSKEAHETTTTALGKEAHETTTTALCKEAHEKNTTALCKEAHETITTVLVKEAHETITTALSKEAHETTTTALCKEAHETITTVLVKEAHETITTALSKEAHETTTTALGIDAHETITTVLGKEVHETITTALVKEAHETITTALSKEAHETTTTALGIDAHETITTVLGKEVHETITTALSKESYETTTIALGKEFHEKTTTALDEAHTKQLQLQWVKMRTKQQQLH; this is encoded by the exons atggaatctcctccctgtaGCAGCAGTACAATGCACTGCACTCGAGGACTTCAAGGCACATATTTccaac ATTCACACGAAACAATTACAACTGCATTGGGTAAAGAAGCACACGAATCAATTACAACTGCACTGGGTAAAGAAGTACACGAAACAACTACAACTGCACTGGGTAAAGAAGCGCACGAAACAACTACAACTGCACTGGGTAAAGAAGCGCACGAAACAACTACAACTGCTCTGGGTAAAGAAGCGCACGAAACAACTACAAATGCACTGGGTAAAGAAGCACACGAAACAACTACAACTGCACTGGGTAAAGAAACGCACGAAACAATTACAACTGTACTAGGTAATGAAGTGCGCGAAACAATTACAACTGCGCTGGGTAAAGAAGCACACAAAACAATTACAACTGCACTGGGTAAAGAAGCGCACGAAACAATTACAACTGCGCTGTGTAAAGAAGCACACGAAACAATTATAACTTCACTGGGTAAAGAAGCACACGAAACAACTACAACTGCGCTGTGTAAAGAAGTACAAGAAACAATTACAACTGTACTAGGTAATGAAGTGCGcgaaacaattacaaatgcGCTGTGTAAAGATGTGAACGAAACAATTACAACTGCACTAAGTAAAGAAGCGCACGAAACAATTACAACTGTTCTAGGTAAAGAAGCGCACAAAACAACTACAACTGCATTGGGTAAAGAAGCGCACGAAACAATTACAACTGCACTAAGTAAAGAAGCGCACGAAACAATTACAACTGCACTGGGTAAAGAAGCGCACGAAACAATTACAATTGCACTGGGTAAAGAAGCACACGAAACAATTACAACTGCACTGTGTAAAGATTCACACGAAACAACTACAACTGCACTGGGTAAAGAAGCGCACGAAACAATTACAACTGCACTGGGTAAAGAAGCACACGAAACAATTACAACTGCACTGTGTAAAGATTCACACGAAACAACTACAACTGCACAAGGTGAAAAAGCACACGAAACAATTACAACTGCACTGGGTAAAGAATCACACGAAACAACTACAATTGCACTGGGTAAAGAAGTACACGAAACAACTACAACTGCATTGGGTAAAGAAGCACACAAATCAATTACAACTGCACTGGGTAAAGAAGTACACGAAACAACTACAACTGCACTGGGTAAAGAAGCGCACGAAACAACTACAACTGCACTGGGTAAAGAAGCGCACGAAACAACTACAACTGCACTAAGTAAAGAAGCGCACGAAACAACTACAATTACAACTGCATTGGGTAAAGAAGCACACAAATCAATTACAACTGCACTGGGTAAAGAAGTACACGAAACAACTACAACTGCACTGGGTAAAGAAGCGCACGAAACAACTACAACTGCTCTGGGTAAAGAAGCGCACGAAACAACTACAAATGCACTGGGTAAAGAAGTACACGAAACAACTACAACTGCGCTGTGTAAAGAAGCACACGAAACAATTATAAATTCACTGGGTAAAGAAGTACACGAAACAACTACAACTGCGCTGGGTAAAGAAGCGcacgaaaaaaatattactgCACTAAGTAAAGAAGCGCACGAAACAACTACAACTGCAATGGGTAAAGAAGCGCACGAAACAACTACAACTGCGCTGTGTAAAGAAGCACACGAAACAATTACAACTGCACTAAGTAAAGAAGCGCACGAAACAACTACAACTGCACTGGGTAAAGAAGCGCACGAAACAACTACAACTGCACTGTGTAAAGAAGCACACGAAAAAAATACAACTGCGCTGTGTAAAGAAGCACACGAAACAATTACAACTGTACTAGTTAAAGAAGCGCACGAAACAATTACAACTGCACTAAGTAAAGAAGCGCACGAAACAACTACAACTGCACTGTGTAAAGAAGCACACGAAACAATTACAACTGTACTAGTTAAAGAAGCGCACGAAACAATTACAACTGCACTAAGTAAAGAAGCGCACGAAACAACTACAACTGCACTTGGTATAGATGCGCACGAAACAATTACAACTGTACTAGGTAAAGAAGTACACGAAACAATTACAACTGCACTAGTTAAAGAAGCGCACGAAACAATTACAACTGCACTAAGTAAAGAAGCGCACGAAACAACTACAACTGCACTTGGTATAGATGCGCACGAAACAATTACAACTGTACTAGGTAAAGAAGTACACGAAACAATTACAACTGCACTAAGTAAAGAATCATACGAAACAACTACAATTGCACTGGGTAAAGAATTTCACGAAAAAACTACAACTGCACTAGATGAAGCACACACGAAACAACTACAACTGCAATGGGTAAAGATGCGCACGAAACAACAACAACTGCACTAG
- the LOC138328062 gene encoding protein SDA1 homolog isoform X2, which yields MTFQNFRLKFTRARTMSDKNRNKLPSNLPQLQNLIKRDPGSYKDEFMQQYRHYESNLQIFHLQPSTYTKTLDELVLFIAQVSQCYPEEVSDFPQHLQDLLKRHATVLDKTMRMTFCKALILLRNKSLIPATGVLELFFELFRCQDKLLRKTLYSYIVSDIKNVNFKHKNAKLNTTLQNFMYTMLKDNNVIAAKMSLSVMIELYRRNIWNDTKTVNVIATACFSKVTKILVTALKFFLGREDGEKAAESDSEDEDDKKKDKARKTSKELILGNRVAKKTKKRQKKLERALQAMKKFKKKHKSESFNFSALHLLHDPQDFSEKLLKQLEATNERFEVKLMMIDLISRLVGIHGLFLLNFYPFIQRFLQPHQREVTHLLLYVAQASHDLVPPDVLETTIKTIANNFITDRNSGEVMAVGLNAVREICARCPLALSEDLLRDLVQYKTHKDKAVMMAARALIALYRRVNPELLHKRDRGKPNESTEELKVLHYGDRNTQQAVPGAEVLASEVELGEEQTNEVETKEWESCSEDEDDDEDDWIDVPHSSDEEETEDPAASLTVEERRKKAEDVSTNRILTQEDFRQIQHHQARKTTESSSKGKGKRKHVEVDVDDDSEQLLLSKIENVHKKRAHDKESRLATVMAGRVGREKFSHGPQKMNPNASTTNREKARGKNFMMVKHKLGRKKGKRSFRDKQMALTKALLRRQKKN from the exons ATGACATTTCAAAACTTCCGGTTGAAATTCACACGTGCACGTACAATGTCGGATAAAAATCGGAATAAGTTGCCAAGTAATCTACCGCAGTTACAAAATCTTATCAAGCGGGATCCTGGATCATACAAAGATGAG TTTATGCAGCAGTACAGACATTACGAATCAAACCTACAGATTTTTCATCTTCAGCCTTCAACATATACAAAGACCTTGGACGAATTGGTTCTTTTCATTGCACAG gttTCACAATGTTACCCAGAGGAAGTGTCAGATTTTCCACAGCATTTACAGGATTTACTTAAAAGACACGCCACTGTGCTTGACAAGACAATGCGGATG ACATTTTGTAAGGCTTTGATTCTGCTAAGAAACAAAAGTCTAATTCCAGCGACTGGTGTCCTTGAGCTGTTCTTTGAACTATTTAGATGCCAAGATAAATTATTAAGGAAGACACTATACTCTTATATTGTCAGTGATATTAAAAATGTCAACTTCAAACACAAGAATGCCAAACTGAACACA ACATTGCAGAACTTCATGTATACCATGCTGAAAGACAACAATGTGATAGCTGCTAAAATGTCACTT agtGTCATGATAGAATTGTACAGAAGAAATATATGGAATGACACCAAGACAGTTAATGTTATAGCCACAGCCTGTTTCTCTAAAGTCACTAAG ATACTGGTCACGGCCTTAAAGTTTTTCCTTGGCCGTGAAGATGGAGAGAAAGCTGCAGAAAGTGACAGTGAAGATGAGGATGATAAG AAAAAAGACAAAGCAAGAAAGACATCAAAGGAACTAATACTTGGAAATAGAGTTgcaaaaaagacaaaaaagcGACAGAAAAAGCTAGAAAGGGCACTCCAAGCCATGAAG AAATTTAAGAAGAAACATAAAAGTGAATCTTTCAATTTTTCTGCTCTTCACCTTTTACATGATCCACAAG ATTTTAGTGAAAAGCTTCTAAAACAATTGGAAGCAACAAATGAGAGATTTGAAGTAAAGCTTATGATGATCGATCTCATCTCACGACTTGTTGGTATCCACGGG CTTTTTCTTCTCAACTTCTATCCATTTATACAAAGATTTCTGCAGCCACATCAAAGAG AGGTGACCCATTTACTGCTGTATGTGGCCCAGGCTAGTCATGACTTGGTGCCTCCTGAT GTGCTTGAGACCACAATTAAGACAATAGCCAATAACTTTATCACCGACAGAAACTCTGGCGAGGTGATGGCCGTGGG TTTGAATGCTGTTAGAGAAATATGTGCCAGATGTCCACTAGCTCTCTCTGAAGACCTGCTAAGAGATTTAGTTCAGTACAAAACTCACAAGGATAAGG CGGTGATGATGGCAGCTCGGGCTCTGATAGCTCTTTATCGGAGGGTCAATCCAGAACTGCTGCACAAGAGGGAcagg GGAAAGCCAAACGAGTCCACAGAGGAATTAAAGGTTCTACACTACGGTGATCGTAACACACAGCAGGCCGTACCTGGAGCTGAGGTTCTGGCTAGTGAGGTGGAGCTCGGAGAGGAACAGACGAATGAGGTCGAAACAAAAG AATGGGAGTCTTGTAGtgaagatgaagatgatgatgaggatgactGGATAGATGTTCCTCATTCGTCAGATGAAGAGGAG ACAGAGGATCCAGCAGCCAGCCTCACTGTTGAGGAGAGGCGTAAAAAAGCAGAAGATGTCTCTACGAATAGGATCCTCACACAGGAAGATTTCCGTCAAATTCAACACCACCAGGCCCGTAAAACAACAGAGAGTTCCAGTAAGGGCAAAGGCAAGCGTAAACATGTGGAAGTGGATGTTGATGACGACAG TGAACAATTGCTGTTGTCCAAAATTGAAAATGTCCACAAGAAGAGAGCGCATGACAAGGAATCTCGCTTGGCAACAGTTATG GCTGGACGAGTAGGTAGAGAAAAATTTTCACATGGACCACAGAAAATGAATCCCAATGCCAGTACTACCAATAGAGAAAAAGCTAGAGGGAAGAACTTCATGATGGTGAAGCACAAGCTAGGGAGAAAGAAGGGCAAGCGTTCCTTCAGGGACAAACAG ATGGCACTCACCAAGGCTTTATTGCGGAGGCAGAAAAAGAACTGa